One region of Bacillus zhangzhouensis genomic DNA includes:
- a CDS encoding GNAT family N-acetyltransferase has translation MNKINFPQTFPTIHTERLTLRQATIEDAEDMHIYLSNETVCRYMGINAYETIEDTKGEIKWYHDIFKEQTGIRWGISLKDNPAIIGSCGFLNLEKQHCRTEIGYELHHDHWRKGIMSEAITAVLRYGFQEMNLNRIEAIIDPANTSSIQLLEKVNFVREGLLREYDLGQNGFDDVFMYSILKRDFK, from the coding sequence ATGAACAAAATCAACTTTCCACAAACATTTCCAACAATACATACCGAAAGACTAACCTTAAGACAAGCGACGATCGAAGACGCTGAAGATATGCACATCTATTTATCCAATGAAACCGTGTGCCGCTACATGGGAATTAATGCTTATGAAACAATTGAAGACACAAAAGGAGAAATCAAGTGGTATCACGACATCTTCAAAGAACAAACAGGCATCCGCTGGGGCATTTCTCTAAAAGACAACCCAGCTATTATCGGCAGCTGCGGCTTTCTCAATCTAGAAAAACAGCACTGCCGCACCGAAATTGGCTATGAATTACACCACGATCATTGGAGAAAAGGCATTATGAGTGAAGCGATTACTGCGGTGTTACGATATGGGTTTCAGGAGATGAATCTGAACCGAATTGAAGCGATTATTGATCCAGCAAATACGTCCTCTATTCAATTATTGGAGAAGGTTAATTTTGTTCGAGAGGGTTTATTAAGGGAGTATGATCTTGGTCAGAATGGGTTTGATGATGTGTTTATGTATTCGATTTTGAAGAGGGATTTCAAATAA
- a CDS encoding cation diffusion facilitator family transporter, whose product MERYNELRQGETGAWVSIIAYVILSAVKLIIGYVFHSEALSADGLNNTTDIIASLAVLIGLRISQKPPDEDHPYGHFRAENIASLVASFIMMLVGLQVLLSAGQSLFSSEHQTPDMIAAWTAAGSAVVMYGVYIYNRNLSKRINSQALHAAAADNKSDAYVSIGTFVGIMASQFELAWIDTLAAFVIGIIICKTAWGIFRDASHSLTDGFHIKDMSKYKETIEATPGVGDLKDIKARYLGSTVHVDVVVEVEPNLNIAESHDIADEIERRMKQEHDILHSHVHMEPANEPKEEEKSFPS is encoded by the coding sequence ATGGAGCGCTATAACGAATTAAGACAGGGTGAAACAGGTGCTTGGGTCAGCATCATTGCCTATGTGATCTTATCTGCGGTCAAACTCATTATTGGGTATGTGTTTCATTCAGAGGCCCTTTCGGCAGATGGCTTGAATAACACGACGGATATTATTGCATCCCTTGCTGTGTTGATTGGGCTGCGTATTTCTCAAAAGCCGCCTGATGAAGATCATCCATATGGTCATTTTAGAGCGGAAAATATTGCGTCTCTTGTGGCTTCCTTTATCATGATGCTTGTTGGACTTCAGGTTTTGCTGAGTGCAGGCCAGTCGCTCTTCTCATCTGAGCATCAAACGCCGGATATGATCGCGGCTTGGACGGCAGCAGGAAGTGCTGTTGTGATGTACGGTGTGTATATCTATAACCGCAATCTGTCCAAACGGATCAATAGCCAGGCTCTTCATGCGGCAGCTGCTGATAATAAATCAGATGCGTATGTGAGTATTGGAACATTTGTAGGAATTATGGCTTCTCAATTTGAGCTGGCATGGATTGATACGCTTGCAGCGTTTGTCATTGGCATAATTATTTGTAAAACTGCGTGGGGGATTTTCAGAGATGCCTCTCATTCGTTAACAGATGGCTTTCATATAAAAGATATGTCTAAATATAAAGAGACCATTGAAGCAACACCAGGAGTGGGCGATCTAAAGGATATTAAAGCACGTTATCTTGGAAGTACAGTCCATGTGGATGTAGTGGTTGAGGTCGAGCCTAACTTAAACATAGCAGAAAGCCATGATATTGCAGATGAAATTGAACGCAGAATGAAGCAGGAGCATGATATTTTACACTCTCATGTTCATATGGAGCCAGCAAATGAACCGAAAGAAGAGGAGAAGTCTTTTCCATCGTGA
- the gabP gene encoding GABA permease, translated as MSNMTNGLQKNLKTRHISMISIAGVIGAGLFVGSGAVIHSAGPGSILSYSFAGLLVIFIMRMLGEMACAYPTSGSFSQYASDAIGPWAGFTIGWLYWFFWVIVIAIEAIAGAAIIQYWYGNAPVWLTSLILTILLTLTNIFSVKSFGEFEYWFSLIKVVSIILFLLIGFAFIFGFGGQHTSGLANLTGNGGFLPNGFSSVLLGIVVVIFSFMGTEIVAIAAGESADPVKSVTTATRSVVWRIIVFYVGSIAVVVTLLPWNSASILTSPFVAVLEYIGVPSAAQVMNVIVLTAVLSCLNSGLYTTSRMLYSLAERGEAPKRFMKISKRGVPVAATVAGTFFSYIAVMMNYFYPETIFLFLVNASGAIALLVYLVIAVSQLRMRRKIEKGNPEQLKIKMWLYPYLTYFTILVICAILASMLFIESMRPQLILTSIITFGVLAAYFIFKPNKKVPANAVLENKHP; from the coding sequence ATGTCCAACATGACAAACGGTCTTCAAAAAAATCTTAAAACAAGACATATTTCCATGATCTCCATTGCTGGGGTCATTGGGGCAGGGCTATTTGTTGGTAGCGGCGCTGTCATTCATTCTGCAGGGCCTGGATCCATTCTTTCCTATTCTTTTGCCGGACTTCTGGTGATCTTTATTATGAGAATGCTTGGAGAAATGGCATGTGCCTATCCGACAAGCGGCTCTTTCTCACAATATGCGAGCGATGCCATCGGTCCATGGGCCGGTTTTACAATCGGCTGGCTTTACTGGTTCTTCTGGGTGATCGTCATCGCCATCGAAGCCATTGCCGGTGCTGCCATTATTCAATATTGGTATGGAAATGCACCTGTTTGGCTCACAAGTCTTATCCTCACAATCCTCTTAACATTAACAAATATCTTTTCTGTTAAGTCTTTTGGCGAATTTGAATATTGGTTTTCATTAATTAAAGTCGTCAGCATTATTCTCTTTCTACTCATTGGCTTTGCATTTATCTTTGGTTTTGGCGGTCAGCATACTTCAGGTCTTGCCAATCTAACAGGGAATGGCGGTTTCCTTCCAAATGGATTCAGCTCTGTGTTACTCGGAATTGTCGTCGTCATCTTTTCCTTCATGGGAACGGAGATTGTGGCGATAGCGGCTGGTGAATCAGCAGACCCAGTCAAATCTGTGACGACAGCCACCCGCTCTGTAGTATGGCGTATTATCGTATTCTATGTCGGGTCAATTGCTGTCGTTGTCACCTTGCTTCCTTGGAATTCAGCAAGTATTTTAACAAGCCCGTTCGTTGCGGTATTAGAATACATTGGGGTTCCATCAGCCGCTCAAGTCATGAACGTCATTGTCTTAACAGCTGTTCTATCTTGTTTAAACTCCGGGTTGTACACAACGTCCAGAATGCTTTATTCATTAGCAGAAAGAGGCGAAGCGCCGAAACGCTTTATGAAAATCAGCAAACGTGGTGTTCCTGTAGCGGCTACAGTCGCAGGTACCTTCTTTTCCTACATTGCTGTCATGATGAACTACTTTTATCCTGAAACCATTTTTTTGTTCTTAGTCAATGCATCTGGCGCCATTGCTCTTCTTGTCTACTTGGTCATTGCCGTTTCACAATTAAGAATGCGGCGCAAAATCGAAAAAGGAAATCCTGAACAGCTCAAAATTAAAATGTGGCTGTACCCATACCTCACGTACTTTACCATCTTGGTCATTTGCGCCATCTTGGCATCGATGCTGTTTATCGAATCCATGCGACCACAGCTCATTTTGACGAGTATCATTACCTTTGGCGTACTGGCTGCTTATTTCATCTTTAAACCAAATAAAAAAGTACCTGCAAATGCAGTGCTTGAAAATAAACACCCGTAA
- a CDS encoding S8 family serine peptidase, which yields MNEKVKSPITICYVPSDSCNCIMLGISWGLTGAISKDNSKSYKTDEEKELLWGYKVIGQEKPKNHKNYVKIAILDSGINKSHKEFKDLTFYEYNATKPKKSIEDDYGHGTAIAGIIAATGEEIKGISQNAIIYDVKVLNKNGKGKVEDVVNGIKWCIEQKVDIINISFGFGKDYDELRYAIKSALDNNIIITAASGNTLGLTVEYPAKYEGVLSISSLNEKLKIDPISAKGKIDFSAPGVNIKTTDKYGGYTKVEGTSFATGAIGCLYSKKNKSKLNIHQTLKKNTVDLGNLGYDREYGNGMIICNKGEN from the coding sequence TTGAATGAAAAAGTCAAAAGCCCTATTACTATTTGTTACGTGCCTAGTGATTCTTGCAATTGTATTATGTTGGGGATTAGTTGGGGATTAACTGGTGCTATTTCTAAGGATAATAGTAAATCATACAAGACAGACGAGGAAAAAGAACTCCTTTGGGGATATAAAGTTATTGGTCAGGAAAAACCTAAAAATCATAAGAATTATGTCAAAATTGCTATCCTTGATAGTGGTATTAATAAGTCGCATAAAGAATTTAAAGATTTAACTTTTTATGAATACAATGCTACTAAACCAAAAAAATCTATCGAAGATGATTATGGTCATGGTACAGCAATTGCTGGAATAATCGCGGCAACTGGTGAAGAAATAAAAGGTATTTCACAAAATGCCATTATTTATGATGTCAAGGTACTAAATAAAAATGGTAAAGGAAAAGTTGAAGATGTTGTCAATGGGATCAAATGGTGTATTGAGCAAAAAGTAGACATAATTAATATAAGTTTCGGATTTGGAAAAGACTACGATGAATTGCGCTATGCTATAAAAAGTGCTTTAGATAACAACATAATAATTACAGCTGCTTCTGGAAATACATTAGGTCTAACTGTTGAATACCCTGCGAAATATGAAGGAGTCTTATCTATATCCTCCCTTAACGAAAAACTAAAAATTGATCCAATTTCAGCAAAAGGAAAAATTGACTTTTCTGCTCCTGGAGTAAATATAAAAACAACTGATAAATACGGAGGTTATACAAAGGTTGAAGGCACGTCCTTTGCAACTGGTGCTATAGGCTGTTTGTATTCTAAAAAAAATAAATCTAAATTAAATATTCATCAAACACTCAAGAAGAATACAGTTGATCTTGGTAATCTAGGTTATGACAGAGAGTATGGCAATGGGATGATTATTTGTAACAAGGGAGAGAATTAG
- a CDS encoding DUF58 domain-containing protein, which translates to MMSRHRLAVSLWLRVMMLIILTAAAFCYAMFQGGFVSWFLFYAFLPYALYAMLFALVPLRVTAKRTLQHTRLKAGDVLSVDLELKRTHPFPYVYVMIEDAPPDTFHIQEQIEMKQMLFPWFRKTWRFSYQLNDIPRGEHHLTAVRIKTGDMFGFVEKEIIIPLEKKLLVYPKVLDLPVEPAESVNENGGKAFHSWLNEPAHVTTGVREYQQGDRFAWVDWKTTARRGQLMTKEFEQNQAKDLVVFADFTDQAVFETVVSLAASVLQTAVKKGVPVGLVSLGDQHAFRVDQGELHLQDMLYYLTRVQHQPFRVLEYKPLAASEYQHSGKYVVTGQLQEELAASLFGNRNRKNITVLLVKKAVDRFTTKEKQLVDRLKASGIRITLLFEDRLHERTVR; encoded by the coding sequence ATGATGTCACGTCATCGTTTAGCAGTTTCATTATGGTTACGGGTGATGATGCTCATCATTCTCACTGCGGCAGCCTTTTGTTATGCCATGTTTCAGGGAGGGTTTGTGAGCTGGTTCCTTTTTTACGCATTTTTACCATATGCTTTGTATGCTATGCTGTTTGCACTTGTTCCGCTGCGCGTGACAGCCAAGAGGACATTACAGCATACGCGCTTGAAGGCAGGGGATGTGCTGTCTGTGGACCTTGAACTCAAACGGACACATCCATTTCCGTATGTTTACGTCATGATAGAGGATGCTCCGCCAGACACCTTTCACATACAGGAACAGATTGAAATGAAGCAAATGCTTTTTCCTTGGTTTCGGAAGACATGGCGATTTTCCTATCAATTGAACGATATTCCGCGGGGAGAGCATCACTTGACAGCGGTTAGAATCAAAACGGGTGATATGTTTGGGTTTGTTGAGAAAGAAATCATCATTCCGTTAGAGAAAAAGTTGCTTGTCTACCCTAAAGTGCTGGATCTGCCGGTGGAGCCTGCTGAGTCAGTGAATGAAAATGGAGGCAAAGCGTTCCACTCGTGGTTAAATGAACCGGCCCATGTGACAACAGGCGTACGGGAATACCAGCAAGGAGACCGGTTTGCTTGGGTGGACTGGAAGACGACGGCCAGAAGAGGCCAGCTGATGACGAAGGAATTTGAACAGAATCAAGCAAAGGACCTTGTCGTGTTTGCTGATTTTACCGATCAAGCTGTTTTTGAAACAGTCGTCTCTCTTGCAGCATCTGTTCTCCAAACGGCTGTGAAAAAAGGAGTGCCGGTAGGTCTTGTTTCTTTAGGAGATCAGCATGCCTTTCGAGTCGATCAAGGAGAACTTCATCTACAGGACATGCTTTATTATTTAACAAGGGTGCAGCATCAGCCTTTCCGCGTACTAGAATATAAACCGTTAGCAGCGAGTGAGTACCAGCATTCAGGAAAATATGTTGTCACGGGTCAGCTACAGGAGGAGCTTGCGGCAAGTCTCTTTGGAAATCGAAACAGAAAGAACATCACCGTGCTTTTAGTGAAGAAAGCCGTTGACCGTTTCACGACAAAAGAAAAACAGCTGGTAGACCGGCTCAAGGCCTCTGGAATACGCATCACCCTTTTATTTGAAGACCGGCTGCACGAAAGAACTGTGAGGTGA
- a CDS encoding transglutaminase domain-containing protein — MLHTHLRQSRFELFIYYAVAFLLLWEWLRPLQDFTETSHTSYFIIFIGLTCLFTFFRLKWYVTFPICAGLILLALYLIFYQSAPVYPAALFADIKDNITLMSMGMWSDMYPSFRTLLFYILLWLLVYLLHYWVVYQQRIFFFLLMTIVYVTILDTFTPYDATFAIVRIMVFGFCLLGLLYFDRLRSAEGIRVSQKARLKWFLPMLLLVLLSAALGASLPKSDPKWPDPVPFFKAVTNQDGTSGQNKVGYSADDSALGGPFSEDRTPVFKWSGKEPSYFRVETKSIYTGKGWVDASNDTRPTRLKDAEVPNRWFTNRVKTEEHETRIDMESDYRFNHAVYPIGTIMLMPMENIPLQIMGKTEKIVPSMQNPPKNLGNYQVSFLSPTFILEDLQRIKVPTKKQVNQQVGREYLQLPSSLPERVKTLANSLTETKDNMYDKAKAIEDYLGSAKFSYETQNVAVPGRNEDYVDQFLFDTMIGYCDNFSTSMIVLLRSIGIPARWVKGYTSGQLYETQMDGNNVYEVTNNNAHSWVEVYFPNRGWVTFEPTKGFTNPETFTNEAVSSDQTDDPKEKEDQSSSDASEEKQQDQPKQQEIEQLAQPKEQTALAKPNMVHVGWVVGYAAGAIVLLGFISWMLYRFRARWLPFFIVRKVKRLPEDEAFFYAYTALLKQLGRRGIEKKPGMTLREFASLIDEKDGDHHMSELTQLYERALYRRENASALWQQAAKLWENLINRR, encoded by the coding sequence ATGCTGCACACGCATCTGCGGCAAAGCCGTTTTGAATTGTTCATCTATTATGCTGTAGCTTTTCTGCTGCTATGGGAGTGGCTTCGTCCGCTTCAAGATTTTACAGAGACGAGTCATACGTCTTATTTCATCATTTTTATCGGGCTAACGTGTTTGTTTACGTTCTTTCGCCTGAAGTGGTATGTGACGTTTCCTATTTGTGCTGGATTGATATTACTCGCCTTATATTTGATTTTTTATCAATCAGCGCCAGTCTATCCGGCTGCTTTGTTTGCTGATATCAAGGATAATATCACGTTAATGAGCATGGGCATGTGGAGTGACATGTATCCGTCTTTTCGCACATTGTTGTTTTATATTCTGCTGTGGCTGCTTGTCTACTTGCTTCATTATTGGGTGGTCTATCAGCAGCGTATCTTTTTCTTTTTACTGATGACGATTGTGTATGTCACAATTCTTGATACGTTTACGCCATATGATGCGACCTTTGCGATCGTTCGCATTATGGTATTTGGCTTTTGTTTGCTTGGATTGCTGTATTTTGATCGACTGCGTTCAGCTGAGGGCATTCGAGTGTCACAGAAAGCACGTCTAAAGTGGTTTTTGCCCATGCTGTTGCTTGTCCTTCTATCAGCGGCACTCGGCGCGTCTTTGCCAAAGTCTGATCCGAAATGGCCCGATCCTGTCCCGTTTTTTAAGGCGGTCACGAATCAAGATGGGACATCTGGGCAGAATAAAGTGGGATATAGTGCAGATGATTCGGCGCTAGGCGGACCGTTTAGTGAGGATCGCACACCTGTCTTTAAATGGAGCGGAAAGGAGCCGTCTTACTTTCGTGTAGAAACAAAAAGTATTTACACAGGAAAGGGCTGGGTGGATGCATCAAATGACACGAGGCCTACTCGGCTAAAGGACGCCGAGGTACCAAATAGATGGTTTACCAATCGTGTGAAAACAGAAGAGCATGAAACGAGAATCGATATGGAATCGGACTATCGATTTAATCATGCTGTGTATCCTATTGGAACGATCATGCTGATGCCAATGGAAAACATTCCGCTGCAAATCATGGGCAAAACAGAGAAAATTGTCCCGTCTATGCAAAACCCACCTAAAAATTTGGGAAACTATCAAGTCAGCTTTTTATCCCCTACATTTATCTTGGAGGATTTGCAGAGAATCAAAGTACCGACAAAGAAGCAGGTGAACCAGCAGGTTGGTCGTGAATACTTGCAGCTTCCATCCTCACTTCCAGAGCGTGTGAAAACTTTGGCAAACAGCTTAACGGAAACGAAGGATAATATGTATGATAAAGCTAAAGCGATCGAGGATTATTTAGGATCTGCGAAGTTTTCATATGAAACGCAGAATGTCGCTGTGCCTGGTCGTAATGAAGATTATGTAGACCAATTTTTATTTGATACGATGATCGGCTACTGTGATAATTTTTCAACCTCTATGATTGTGCTGCTTCGATCAATCGGGATTCCGGCGAGATGGGTGAAAGGCTATACGTCTGGCCAGTTATATGAAACACAGATGGATGGAAACAATGTGTATGAAGTGACCAATAACAATGCGCATTCATGGGTAGAGGTTTATTTTCCAAACAGAGGCTGGGTGACCTTTGAACCGACAAAAGGATTTACAAACCCAGAGACATTTACGAATGAAGCTGTTTCAAGCGATCAAACGGATGATCCAAAAGAAAAAGAAGATCAGTCTAGTTCTGATGCAAGTGAAGAAAAGCAGCAAGACCAGCCGAAGCAGCAGGAGATAGAGCAGCTGGCACAACCAAAGGAACAAACAGCGCTGGCAAAGCCAAATATGGTGCATGTTGGTTGGGTTGTAGGTTATGCGGCAGGAGCGATTGTCCTGCTTGGATTCATCAGCTGGATGCTTTATCGATTCAGAGCAAGATGGCTGCCATTCTTTATTGTCAGAAAGGTGAAACGTCTGCCAGAGGATGAAGCCTTCTTCTATGCGTATACGGCTCTATTAAAGCAGCTAGGGCGCAGGGGGATTGAGAAAAAGCCAGGTATGACGCTAAGAGAATTCGCTTCTTTGATCGATGAGAAGGATGGAGATCATCACATGTCAGAGCTGACGCAGCTCTATGAACGTGCGCTTTATCGGCGAGAGAATGCGTCGGCGCTTTGGCAGCAAGCGGCAAAGTTATGGGAAAATTTAATAAACAGGAGATAG
- a CDS encoding SAR2788 family putative toxin, with translation MKKVLIKILVFTLFLCGVVPEFASAKSDEIDSDALRIEENASKEYLVNVEKELGIELEQDMLMEVKENPDEVNVSTQLEAESMNVQTDMKINHETGEITVDGITELENGEKETNKFNVLIEEIDGNDFTATFVDDETGKEYKVSTIEAQSSIVPAIIVGIVSRFGIQYVIKKYGKKLIIKTFKKQVIKQGIKKVSKFSVSNKHLSNAKGRYRKFDTKSKSTVNKWIKEALQSKNVSFTINNNKKLSFVITANLKKKIGTKGETKIKIVIGWDGKIWTAYPIK, from the coding sequence TTGAAAAAGGTTTTAATAAAAATTCTAGTGTTTACATTGTTTTTGTGTGGAGTTGTTCCTGAATTTGCAAGTGCAAAATCAGACGAAATTGATTCTGATGCTTTAAGAATAGAAGAGAATGCTAGTAAAGAATATTTAGTGAATGTTGAAAAAGAATTGGGGATAGAGCTAGAACAAGATATGTTAATGGAAGTTAAGGAAAACCCAGATGAAGTTAATGTATCTACTCAGCTTGAAGCTGAGAGTATGAATGTCCAAACTGACATGAAAATTAATCATGAGACAGGTGAAATCACAGTTGATGGTATTACAGAGTTAGAAAATGGGGAAAAAGAAACTAACAAATTCAACGTGTTAATTGAAGAGATTGATGGAAATGATTTTACAGCAACCTTTGTGGATGATGAAACAGGAAAAGAGTATAAAGTTAGCACCATAGAAGCTCAGTCATCAATTGTTCCAGCAATAATAGTTGGAATTGTTTCTAGGTTTGGTATTCAATATGTTATTAAAAAATACGGAAAGAAGCTAATAATAAAAACTTTTAAAAAACAGGTAATTAAACAAGGTATAAAAAAAGTTTCTAAGTTTTCTGTTAGCAACAAACATCTTAGTAATGCTAAAGGTAGATACAGAAAATTTGATACCAAAAGCAAGAGCACAGTGAATAAATGGATAAAAGAAGCTTTACAATCTAAAAATGTTTCGTTTACTATAAACAATAATAAAAAACTATCCTTTGTTATCACTGCAAATCTGAAAAAGAAAATTGGAACAAAAGGTGAGACAAAAATAAAAATAGTTATAGGTTGGGATGGTAAAATATGGACAGCTTATCCAATCAAGTAG
- the guaA gene encoding glutamine-hydrolyzing GMP synthase encodes MTNLVNEMILVLDFGSQYNQLITRRIREFGVYSELHPHTLTAEEIKEMAPKGIILSGGPNSVYDEGSFRCDEKIFDLDIPILGICYGMQLMTHYLGGKVEAASQREYGKADIHINGTPALFKDLPTDQVVWMSHGDLVVEVPEGFTVDATSEHCPNSAMSLAEKNFYGVQFHPEVRHSEYGNDLLKNFVFGVCDCDGKWSMENFIEIEMQKIRETVGDKQVLCALSGGVDSSVVAVLIHKAIGDQLTCIFVDHGLLRKGEAEGVMKTFSEGFNMNVIKVDAKDRFLNKLKGVSDPEQKRKIIGNEFIYVFDDEADKLKGIDYLAQGTLYTDIIESGTATAQTIKSHHNVGGLPEDMQFELIEPLNTLFKDEVRALGSELGIPDDIVWRQPFPGPGLGIRVLGEISEEKLEIVRESDAILREEIANFGLERDIWQYFTVLPDIRSVGVMGDARTYDYTIGIRAVTSIDGMTSDWARIPWDVLEKISTRIVNEVKHINRVVYDITSKPPATIEWE; translated from the coding sequence ATGACAAATTTAGTAAATGAAATGATTTTGGTTCTCGATTTCGGCAGTCAGTACAATCAGCTGATCACCCGCCGTATTCGTGAATTTGGTGTGTACAGTGAGCTTCATCCGCACACTTTAACTGCTGAAGAAATTAAAGAAATGGCACCTAAAGGAATTATCCTTTCTGGTGGACCAAACAGTGTTTATGATGAAGGATCTTTCCGCTGTGATGAAAAGATTTTTGATCTAGACATTCCGATTCTAGGCATTTGCTACGGCATGCAGCTCATGACTCACTATTTAGGCGGGAAAGTAGAAGCGGCCAGCCAGCGTGAATATGGAAAAGCAGATATCCATATTAACGGAACACCTGCTTTATTCAAAGACCTTCCGACTGATCAAGTCGTTTGGATGAGCCATGGTGACCTCGTTGTTGAAGTACCAGAAGGCTTTACAGTCGATGCAACAAGTGAACATTGTCCAAACTCAGCCATGAGCTTAGCAGAAAAGAATTTCTATGGCGTTCAATTCCACCCAGAGGTTCGTCACTCTGAGTACGGAAATGACCTATTGAAAAACTTTGTTTTCGGCGTGTGTGATTGCGATGGCAAATGGTCAATGGAGAACTTCATTGAAATCGAAATGCAGAAAATCCGTGAAACAGTAGGCGACAAGCAAGTATTGTGCGCACTAAGCGGCGGTGTGGATTCATCTGTTGTGGCGGTATTGATTCACAAAGCCATCGGTGATCAGCTGACATGTATTTTCGTTGACCACGGTCTTCTTCGCAAAGGCGAAGCAGAAGGGGTTATGAAAACATTTAGCGAAGGTTTCAACATGAACGTGATTAAAGTAGATGCGAAAGATCGTTTCTTAAACAAGCTAAAAGGTGTGTCTGATCCTGAGCAAAAACGTAAAATCATCGGTAACGAATTCATCTATGTATTCGATGACGAAGCGGACAAGCTAAAAGGAATCGACTACTTAGCACAAGGAACACTTTACACAGACATCATTGAGAGCGGAACAGCAACGGCACAAACAATCAAATCTCACCACAACGTAGGCGGTCTTCCAGAAGACATGCAGTTCGAATTGATTGAGCCACTCAATACGCTATTCAAGGATGAAGTTCGTGCCCTAGGTTCAGAGCTTGGCATTCCTGATGACATTGTCTGGAGACAGCCATTCCCAGGTCCAGGACTAGGTATCCGTGTACTAGGTGAAATTTCTGAAGAAAAACTAGAAATCGTCCGTGAATCGGATGCGATTCTACGCGAAGAAATTGCCAACTTCGGCCTTGAGCGCGACATCTGGCAATACTTCACGGTTCTCCCAGACATCCGCAGCGTAGGTGTTATGGGTGACGCAAGAACATACGACTACACAATCGGTATCCGTGCTGTTACATCTATCGATGGTATGACGAGTGACTGGGCAAGAATCCCTTGGGACGTGCTAGAAAAGATCTCAACTCGTATCGTCAATGAAGTGAAGCATATTAACCGCGTGGTGTATGATATTACGAGTAAGCCGCCTGCTACGATTGAGTGGGAATAG
- a CDS encoding MoxR family ATPase, with product MAFDEPMHSDLQKIVDNINKVMVGKKDIAILSLVAILAKGHVLLEDVPGVGKTMMVRALAKSIGCEFKRIQFTSDLLPSDVTGVSIYNKKTNEFEFRQGPIMGQIILADEINRTSPKTQSALLEAMEEGSVTVDGETMPLADPFFVMATQNPVEYEGTYPLPEAQMDRFLFKLQMGYPTIPEELEVLNLQEKQSPIDTLQAVMTKEHIHALQQAVHTIHVDASMKEYIVEIAQATRKHPSVYLGVSPRGSIALMKAAQAYALLNQRDYVIPDDVQYLAPYTLPHRMILTSEATYEGKKAETLLRQMLEQIGVPVQKSMTQ from the coding sequence ATGGCATTTGATGAACCGATGCATTCAGATTTACAAAAAATCGTAGATAACATCAATAAAGTCATGGTTGGAAAAAAAGACATTGCGATATTAAGCCTCGTTGCGATTTTGGCGAAGGGGCATGTGCTGCTCGAGGATGTGCCTGGTGTAGGTAAGACGATGATGGTTCGTGCTTTGGCAAAATCCATTGGCTGTGAGTTTAAGAGAATCCAATTCACTTCTGACCTTTTGCCTTCAGATGTAACAGGCGTGTCGATTTACAATAAAAAGACGAATGAATTTGAATTTAGGCAAGGACCGATCATGGGGCAGATTATTTTAGCTGATGAGATCAACCGGACCTCTCCTAAAACACAGTCAGCATTGCTTGAAGCGATGGAGGAAGGCAGTGTCACAGTGGACGGAGAAACGATGCCGCTTGCGGATCCTTTTTTCGTTATGGCGACTCAAAACCCAGTGGAATATGAAGGGACGTATCCGCTGCCAGAAGCGCAAATGGACCGGTTTTTATTCAAGCTGCAGATGGGATATCCGACCATACCCGAGGAGCTGGAGGTGCTCAACTTGCAGGAGAAGCAATCCCCGATTGATACGCTCCAAGCTGTCATGACAAAGGAACATATCCATGCGTTGCAGCAGGCTGTTCACACCATTCATGTGGATGCATCCATGAAAGAATATATTGTTGAAATTGCGCAAGCGACACGTAAACACCCATCTGTTTATCTAGGTGTGAGTCCAAGGGGATCGATCGCCTTGATGAAAGCGGCACAGGCGTATGCGCTTTTGAATCAGCGCGATTATGTGATTCCTGATGATGTACAGTATTTGGCGCCCTATACATTGCCGCATCGTATGATTTTGACATCAGAAGCGACATATGAAGGGAAGAAGGCGGAGACACTGCTGCGGCAAATGCTTGAGCAAATTGGCGTGCCAGTTCAAAAGTCGATGACTCAATGA